The Coregonus clupeaformis isolate EN_2021a chromosome 26, ASM2061545v1, whole genome shotgun sequence genome window below encodes:
- the LOC121540236 gene encoding sulfhydryl oxidase 1 isoform X4, which yields MARRCCRATSRFTGKIQANLTASFISTIFIFVCLLFPFTTEAGLYTASDQIVILTPDNVDSVLVNCTAALVVEFYASWCGHCIAFSPEWKRLARDIKEWKPAVDVAAIDCANEENGPICSRFGVKAYPTLKFFHAYSKPDSKGQGFRVPRDVRGLRHKIIEKMETHEEPWPPACPPLETASKAEIDNLFETNSVEHLALIFETSNSYVGREVTLDLLQYENIAVRRVLSTEDALVAKLGVTDFPSCYLYYPSGNVTRLHVQNEARTFYTYALQRLPGVLRAGKPPPVTSDLVKNTTEDQWRPFNRSRVYMADLESTLHYSLRVELAAHPIIKGEALSALQRYISVLAKYFPGRPVVRNLLTSVDTWLKDQNDTELSYSSLRDALDNTAEVPDAALPDGVRWVGCQGSKPHFRRYPCGMWTLFHVLTVQANEASGKDPQEVLQAMRSYIHSFFGCQACATHFENMAKESMSLVGKLSTAMLWLWSRHNHVNNRLAGALSEDPHFPKIQWPSPELCPSCHGVKKSGEHTWNQEELLTFLRSHFSSEHLLSDYLEEEAQLISRQKESLVARQQEKDQEAKRGAERRASEALAEPPPGQEEEEEEEEEDEEEGAQEEPAAEEEVEQRARGEAQGGKTSEPPPWVKPEADVSRQAQRRPSIVGLKLRPPQEEIVDLDSFVNQHYKAKALRAAAAGSSRVKRRTLQRKEEPQPGASLENGPGLGLGLQPVEPEDLLGQRNTLWKRILTGQYTGSEEEGALEMYAHPNKRRWMSFLSVGFSRLDISLCVLLYFLSSMCLLAMYLFFKNRLRLRRAKVALP from the exons ATGGCGCGGCGCTGCTGCCGTGCCACGTCTCGGTTTACAGGGAAAATACAAGCAAATTTGACAGCGTCATTCATATCTACGATCTTCATATTTGTGTGTTTACTTTTTCCTTTTACCACCGAAGCTGGCTTGTACACTGCTTCTGATCAGATAGTCATCTTAACCCCGGATAATGTGGACAGCGTTTTGGTCAATTGTACGGCGGCACTGGTGGTTGAGTTTTACGCCTCTTGGTGCGGGCATTGTATTGCATTTTCTCCCGAATGGAAACGTCTCGCAAGAGATATTAAAG AGTGGAAACCTGCTGTGGATGTAGCAGCCATAGACTGTGCTAATGAAGAGAATGGGCCGATTTGTTCCCGTTTTGGCGTCAAGGCGTACCCAACGCTGAAG TTCTTCCACGCTTACTCCAAACCTGACTCCAAGGGACAAGGTTTCAGAG TTCCTCGTGATGTGAGGGGTTTACGCCATAAGATCATTGAGAAGATGGAGACCCATGAGGAGCCCTGGCCACCTGCCTGCCCCCCTCTGGAGACAGCTAG CAAAGCAGAGATTGACAACTTGTTTGAGACTAACAGTGTGGAACACCTGGCCTTGATCTTTGAGACCTCTAACTCATATGTGGGCAGAGAG GTGACTCTGGACCTACTGCAGTATGAGAACATAGCCGTGCGGAGGGTCCTGAGCACTGAGGACGCCCTGGTGGCTAAACTGGGTGTGACTGACTTCCCATCCTGCTACCTGTACTATCCTAGTGGGAACGTCACCAGGCTCCATGT ACAAAATGAGGCCCGGACCTTCTACACCTACGCCCTGCAGAGGCTTCCTGGGGTACTGCGGGCTGGAAAGCCACCACCAGTGACCTCTGACCTTGTGAAAAACACAACAGAGGACCAATGGAGACCGTTCAACAG GTCTCGTGTGTATATGGCAGACCTGGAGTCTACTCTGCATTACTCTCTGCGCGTGGAGCTGGCAGCTCACCCTATCATCAAAGGAGAGGCTCTGAGCGCTCTACAGCGTTACATCTCAGTACTGGCCAAG TACTTCCCTGGTCGACCTGTGGTGAGGAACCTGCTGACGTCAGTGGACACGTGGCTGAAGGATCAGAACGACACAGAGCTCTCTTACAGCTCTCTGAGGGACGCCCTGGACAACACAGCAGAG GTCCCCGATGCTGCTCTGCCTGATGGGGTGAGGTGGGTGGGCTGCCAGGGCTCCAAGCCCCACTTCAGAAGGTACCCCTGTGGCATGTGGACCCTTTTCCATGTCCTCACGGTACAGGCCAATGAAGCTTCTGGCAAAG ACCCCCAGGAGGTGCTACAGGCGATGAGGTCCTACATCCACAGTTTCTTTGGCTGTCAGGCATGTGCCACCCACTTTGAGAACATGGCCAAGGAGAGCATGTCCCTTGTGGGGAAACTGTCCACCGCCATGCTGTGGCTATGGTCCCGCCATAACCACGTCAACAACAGACTGGCAG GTGCTCTGAGTGAGGATCCCCACTTCCCTAAGATCCAGTGGCCGTCCCCAGAGCTGTGTCCCAGCTGCCATGGGGTTAAGAAGAGTGGAGAACACACCTGGAACCAGGAAGAGCTGCTCACCTTTCTCCGCTCCCACTTCTCCTCTGAACACCTCCTTTCTGACTACCTGGAGGAGGAGGCCCAGCTCATCAGCAGGCAGAAGGAGAGCTTGGTCGCCAGGCAGCAGGAGAAGGACCAGGAGGctaagagaggagcagagaggagggccAGTGAGGCCTTGGCTGAACCACCTCcaggccaggaggaggaggaggaggaggaagaagaggatgaggaggaagggGCTCAAGAAGAGCCAGCAGCAGAAGAGGAGGTAGAGCAGAGGGCAAGAGGAGAGGCGCAGGGAGGTAAAACCTCTGAACCCCCCCCCTGGGTAAAGCCTGAGGCAGACGTGTCCCGCCAGGCCCAGCGCAGGCCCAGCATTGTGGGGTTGAAGCTCAGGCCCCCCCAGGAGGAGATTGTGGACCTGGACTCCTTCGTCAACCAGCACTACAAGGCTAAGGCCCTCCGCGCTGCAGCCGCAGGGTCCTCCCGCGTCAAACGCAGGACCCTGCAGAGGAAGGAAGAGCCGCAGCCTGGAGCCAGTCTGGAAAATGGgccagggctggggctggggctgcagCCCGTAGAGCCGGAGGACTTGTTGGGGCAGCGCAACACTCTGTGGAAGAGGATCCTGACGGGCCAGTATACTGGGTCAGAGGAGGAGGGGGCTCTGGAGATGTATGCTCATCCTAACAAGAGGCGCTGGATGTCCTTCCTGAGCGTGGGCTTCTCCAGACTGGATATCAGCCTGTGTGTGCTCCTCTACTTCCTGTCCTCCATGTGTCTGCTGGCCATGTATCTCTTCTTCAAGAACCGCCTGCGGCTGCGCCGGGCCAAGGTAGCTCTGCCCTGA
- the LOC121540236 gene encoding sulfhydryl oxidase 1 isoform X2 has translation MARRCCRATSRFTGKIQANLTASFISTIFIFVCLLFPFTTEAGLYTASDQIVILTPDNVDSVLVNCTAALVVEFYASWCGHCIAFSPEWKRLARDIKEWKPAVDVAAIDCANEENGPICSRFGVKAYPTLKFFHAYSKPDSKGQGFRGNANVLIIPGADGDHMNVPRDVRGLRHKIIEKMETHEEPWPPACPPLETASKAEIDNLFETNSVEHLALIFETSNSYVGREVTLDLLQYENIAVRRVLSTEDALVAKLGVTDFPSCYLYYPSGNVTRLHVQNEARTFYTYALQRLPGVLRAGKPPPVTSDLVKNTTEDQWRPFNRSRVYMADLESTLHYSLRVELAAHPIIKGEALSALQRYISVLAKYFPGRPVVRNLLTSVDTWLKDQNDTELSYSSLRDALDNTAEVPDAALPDGVRWVGCQGSKPHFRRYPCGMWTLFHVLTVQANEASGKDPQEVLQAMRSYIHSFFGCQACATHFENMAKESMSLVGKLSTAMLWLWSRHNHVNNRLAGALSEDPHFPKIQWPSPELCPSCHGVKKSGEHTWNQEELLTFLRSHFSSEHLLSDYLEEEAQLISRQKESLVARQQEKDQEAKRGAERRASEALAEPPPGQEEEEEEEEEDEEEGAQEEPAAEEEVEQRARGEAQGGKTSEPPPWVKPEADVSRQAQRRPSIVGLKLRPPQEEIVDLDSFVNQHYKAKALRAAAAGSSRVKRRTLQRKEEPQPGASLENGPGLGLGLQPVEPEDLLGQRNTLWKRILTGQYTGSEEEGALEMYAHPNKRRWMSFLSVGFSRLDISLCVLLYFLSSMCLLAMYLFFKNRLRLRRAKVALP, from the exons ATGGCGCGGCGCTGCTGCCGTGCCACGTCTCGGTTTACAGGGAAAATACAAGCAAATTTGACAGCGTCATTCATATCTACGATCTTCATATTTGTGTGTTTACTTTTTCCTTTTACCACCGAAGCTGGCTTGTACACTGCTTCTGATCAGATAGTCATCTTAACCCCGGATAATGTGGACAGCGTTTTGGTCAATTGTACGGCGGCACTGGTGGTTGAGTTTTACGCCTCTTGGTGCGGGCATTGTATTGCATTTTCTCCCGAATGGAAACGTCTCGCAAGAGATATTAAAG AGTGGAAACCTGCTGTGGATGTAGCAGCCATAGACTGTGCTAATGAAGAGAATGGGCCGATTTGTTCCCGTTTTGGCGTCAAGGCGTACCCAACGCTGAAG TTCTTCCACGCTTACTCCAAACCTGACTCCAAGGGACAAGGTTTCAGAGGTAATGCAAATGTTCTGATAATTCCTGGGGCAGATGGTGATCATATGAATG TTCCTCGTGATGTGAGGGGTTTACGCCATAAGATCATTGAGAAGATGGAGACCCATGAGGAGCCCTGGCCACCTGCCTGCCCCCCTCTGGAGACAGCTAG CAAAGCAGAGATTGACAACTTGTTTGAGACTAACAGTGTGGAACACCTGGCCTTGATCTTTGAGACCTCTAACTCATATGTGGGCAGAGAG GTGACTCTGGACCTACTGCAGTATGAGAACATAGCCGTGCGGAGGGTCCTGAGCACTGAGGACGCCCTGGTGGCTAAACTGGGTGTGACTGACTTCCCATCCTGCTACCTGTACTATCCTAGTGGGAACGTCACCAGGCTCCATGT ACAAAATGAGGCCCGGACCTTCTACACCTACGCCCTGCAGAGGCTTCCTGGGGTACTGCGGGCTGGAAAGCCACCACCAGTGACCTCTGACCTTGTGAAAAACACAACAGAGGACCAATGGAGACCGTTCAACAG GTCTCGTGTGTATATGGCAGACCTGGAGTCTACTCTGCATTACTCTCTGCGCGTGGAGCTGGCAGCTCACCCTATCATCAAAGGAGAGGCTCTGAGCGCTCTACAGCGTTACATCTCAGTACTGGCCAAG TACTTCCCTGGTCGACCTGTGGTGAGGAACCTGCTGACGTCAGTGGACACGTGGCTGAAGGATCAGAACGACACAGAGCTCTCTTACAGCTCTCTGAGGGACGCCCTGGACAACACAGCAGAG GTCCCCGATGCTGCTCTGCCTGATGGGGTGAGGTGGGTGGGCTGCCAGGGCTCCAAGCCCCACTTCAGAAGGTACCCCTGTGGCATGTGGACCCTTTTCCATGTCCTCACGGTACAGGCCAATGAAGCTTCTGGCAAAG ACCCCCAGGAGGTGCTACAGGCGATGAGGTCCTACATCCACAGTTTCTTTGGCTGTCAGGCATGTGCCACCCACTTTGAGAACATGGCCAAGGAGAGCATGTCCCTTGTGGGGAAACTGTCCACCGCCATGCTGTGGCTATGGTCCCGCCATAACCACGTCAACAACAGACTGGCAG GTGCTCTGAGTGAGGATCCCCACTTCCCTAAGATCCAGTGGCCGTCCCCAGAGCTGTGTCCCAGCTGCCATGGGGTTAAGAAGAGTGGAGAACACACCTGGAACCAGGAAGAGCTGCTCACCTTTCTCCGCTCCCACTTCTCCTCTGAACACCTCCTTTCTGACTACCTGGAGGAGGAGGCCCAGCTCATCAGCAGGCAGAAGGAGAGCTTGGTCGCCAGGCAGCAGGAGAAGGACCAGGAGGctaagagaggagcagagaggagggccAGTGAGGCCTTGGCTGAACCACCTCcaggccaggaggaggaggaggaggaggaagaagaggatgaggaggaagggGCTCAAGAAGAGCCAGCAGCAGAAGAGGAGGTAGAGCAGAGGGCAAGAGGAGAGGCGCAGGGAGGTAAAACCTCTGAACCCCCCCCCTGGGTAAAGCCTGAGGCAGACGTGTCCCGCCAGGCCCAGCGCAGGCCCAGCATTGTGGGGTTGAAGCTCAGGCCCCCCCAGGAGGAGATTGTGGACCTGGACTCCTTCGTCAACCAGCACTACAAGGCTAAGGCCCTCCGCGCTGCAGCCGCAGGGTCCTCCCGCGTCAAACGCAGGACCCTGCAGAGGAAGGAAGAGCCGCAGCCTGGAGCCAGTCTGGAAAATGGgccagggctggggctggggctgcagCCCGTAGAGCCGGAGGACTTGTTGGGGCAGCGCAACACTCTGTGGAAGAGGATCCTGACGGGCCAGTATACTGGGTCAGAGGAGGAGGGGGCTCTGGAGATGTATGCTCATCCTAACAAGAGGCGCTGGATGTCCTTCCTGAGCGTGGGCTTCTCCAGACTGGATATCAGCCTGTGTGTGCTCCTCTACTTCCTGTCCTCCATGTGTCTGCTGGCCATGTATCTCTTCTTCAAGAACCGCCTGCGGCTGCGCCGGGCCAAGGTAGCTCTGCCCTGA
- the LOC121540236 gene encoding sulfhydryl oxidase 1 isoform X1, which yields MARRCCRATSRFTGKIQANLTASFISTIFIFVCLLFPFTTEAGLYTASDQIVILTPDNVDSVLVNCTAALVVEFYASWCGHCIAFSPEWKRLARDIKEWKPAVDVAAIDCANEENGPICSRFGVKAYPTLKFFHAYSKPDSKGQGFRGNANVLIIPGADGDHMNEVPRDVRGLRHKIIEKMETHEEPWPPACPPLETASKAEIDNLFETNSVEHLALIFETSNSYVGREVTLDLLQYENIAVRRVLSTEDALVAKLGVTDFPSCYLYYPSGNVTRLHVQNEARTFYTYALQRLPGVLRAGKPPPVTSDLVKNTTEDQWRPFNRSRVYMADLESTLHYSLRVELAAHPIIKGEALSALQRYISVLAKYFPGRPVVRNLLTSVDTWLKDQNDTELSYSSLRDALDNTAEVPDAALPDGVRWVGCQGSKPHFRRYPCGMWTLFHVLTVQANEASGKDPQEVLQAMRSYIHSFFGCQACATHFENMAKESMSLVGKLSTAMLWLWSRHNHVNNRLAGALSEDPHFPKIQWPSPELCPSCHGVKKSGEHTWNQEELLTFLRSHFSSEHLLSDYLEEEAQLISRQKESLVARQQEKDQEAKRGAERRASEALAEPPPGQEEEEEEEEEDEEEGAQEEPAAEEEVEQRARGEAQGGKTSEPPPWVKPEADVSRQAQRRPSIVGLKLRPPQEEIVDLDSFVNQHYKAKALRAAAAGSSRVKRRTLQRKEEPQPGASLENGPGLGLGLQPVEPEDLLGQRNTLWKRILTGQYTGSEEEGALEMYAHPNKRRWMSFLSVGFSRLDISLCVLLYFLSSMCLLAMYLFFKNRLRLRRAKVALP from the exons ATGGCGCGGCGCTGCTGCCGTGCCACGTCTCGGTTTACAGGGAAAATACAAGCAAATTTGACAGCGTCATTCATATCTACGATCTTCATATTTGTGTGTTTACTTTTTCCTTTTACCACCGAAGCTGGCTTGTACACTGCTTCTGATCAGATAGTCATCTTAACCCCGGATAATGTGGACAGCGTTTTGGTCAATTGTACGGCGGCACTGGTGGTTGAGTTTTACGCCTCTTGGTGCGGGCATTGTATTGCATTTTCTCCCGAATGGAAACGTCTCGCAAGAGATATTAAAG AGTGGAAACCTGCTGTGGATGTAGCAGCCATAGACTGTGCTAATGAAGAGAATGGGCCGATTTGTTCCCGTTTTGGCGTCAAGGCGTACCCAACGCTGAAG TTCTTCCACGCTTACTCCAAACCTGACTCCAAGGGACAAGGTTTCAGAGGTAATGCAAATGTTCTGATAATTCCTGGGGCAGATGGTGATCATATGAATG AAGTTCCTCGTGATGTGAGGGGTTTACGCCATAAGATCATTGAGAAGATGGAGACCCATGAGGAGCCCTGGCCACCTGCCTGCCCCCCTCTGGAGACAGCTAG CAAAGCAGAGATTGACAACTTGTTTGAGACTAACAGTGTGGAACACCTGGCCTTGATCTTTGAGACCTCTAACTCATATGTGGGCAGAGAG GTGACTCTGGACCTACTGCAGTATGAGAACATAGCCGTGCGGAGGGTCCTGAGCACTGAGGACGCCCTGGTGGCTAAACTGGGTGTGACTGACTTCCCATCCTGCTACCTGTACTATCCTAGTGGGAACGTCACCAGGCTCCATGT ACAAAATGAGGCCCGGACCTTCTACACCTACGCCCTGCAGAGGCTTCCTGGGGTACTGCGGGCTGGAAAGCCACCACCAGTGACCTCTGACCTTGTGAAAAACACAACAGAGGACCAATGGAGACCGTTCAACAG GTCTCGTGTGTATATGGCAGACCTGGAGTCTACTCTGCATTACTCTCTGCGCGTGGAGCTGGCAGCTCACCCTATCATCAAAGGAGAGGCTCTGAGCGCTCTACAGCGTTACATCTCAGTACTGGCCAAG TACTTCCCTGGTCGACCTGTGGTGAGGAACCTGCTGACGTCAGTGGACACGTGGCTGAAGGATCAGAACGACACAGAGCTCTCTTACAGCTCTCTGAGGGACGCCCTGGACAACACAGCAGAG GTCCCCGATGCTGCTCTGCCTGATGGGGTGAGGTGGGTGGGCTGCCAGGGCTCCAAGCCCCACTTCAGAAGGTACCCCTGTGGCATGTGGACCCTTTTCCATGTCCTCACGGTACAGGCCAATGAAGCTTCTGGCAAAG ACCCCCAGGAGGTGCTACAGGCGATGAGGTCCTACATCCACAGTTTCTTTGGCTGTCAGGCATGTGCCACCCACTTTGAGAACATGGCCAAGGAGAGCATGTCCCTTGTGGGGAAACTGTCCACCGCCATGCTGTGGCTATGGTCCCGCCATAACCACGTCAACAACAGACTGGCAG GTGCTCTGAGTGAGGATCCCCACTTCCCTAAGATCCAGTGGCCGTCCCCAGAGCTGTGTCCCAGCTGCCATGGGGTTAAGAAGAGTGGAGAACACACCTGGAACCAGGAAGAGCTGCTCACCTTTCTCCGCTCCCACTTCTCCTCTGAACACCTCCTTTCTGACTACCTGGAGGAGGAGGCCCAGCTCATCAGCAGGCAGAAGGAGAGCTTGGTCGCCAGGCAGCAGGAGAAGGACCAGGAGGctaagagaggagcagagaggagggccAGTGAGGCCTTGGCTGAACCACCTCcaggccaggaggaggaggaggaggaggaagaagaggatgaggaggaagggGCTCAAGAAGAGCCAGCAGCAGAAGAGGAGGTAGAGCAGAGGGCAAGAGGAGAGGCGCAGGGAGGTAAAACCTCTGAACCCCCCCCCTGGGTAAAGCCTGAGGCAGACGTGTCCCGCCAGGCCCAGCGCAGGCCCAGCATTGTGGGGTTGAAGCTCAGGCCCCCCCAGGAGGAGATTGTGGACCTGGACTCCTTCGTCAACCAGCACTACAAGGCTAAGGCCCTCCGCGCTGCAGCCGCAGGGTCCTCCCGCGTCAAACGCAGGACCCTGCAGAGGAAGGAAGAGCCGCAGCCTGGAGCCAGTCTGGAAAATGGgccagggctggggctggggctgcagCCCGTAGAGCCGGAGGACTTGTTGGGGCAGCGCAACACTCTGTGGAAGAGGATCCTGACGGGCCAGTATACTGGGTCAGAGGAGGAGGGGGCTCTGGAGATGTATGCTCATCCTAACAAGAGGCGCTGGATGTCCTTCCTGAGCGTGGGCTTCTCCAGACTGGATATCAGCCTGTGTGTGCTCCTCTACTTCCTGTCCTCCATGTGTCTGCTGGCCATGTATCTCTTCTTCAAGAACCGCCTGCGGCTGCGCCGGGCCAAGGTAGCTCTGCCCTGA
- the LOC121540236 gene encoding sulfhydryl oxidase 1 isoform X3: MARRCCRATSRFTGKIQANLTASFISTIFIFVCLLFPFTTEAGLYTASDQIVILTPDNVDSVLVNCTAALVVEFYASWCGHCIAFSPEWKRLARDIKEWKPAVDVAAIDCANEENGPICSRFGVKAYPTLKFFHAYSKPDSKGQGFREVPRDVRGLRHKIIEKMETHEEPWPPACPPLETASKAEIDNLFETNSVEHLALIFETSNSYVGREVTLDLLQYENIAVRRVLSTEDALVAKLGVTDFPSCYLYYPSGNVTRLHVQNEARTFYTYALQRLPGVLRAGKPPPVTSDLVKNTTEDQWRPFNRSRVYMADLESTLHYSLRVELAAHPIIKGEALSALQRYISVLAKYFPGRPVVRNLLTSVDTWLKDQNDTELSYSSLRDALDNTAEVPDAALPDGVRWVGCQGSKPHFRRYPCGMWTLFHVLTVQANEASGKDPQEVLQAMRSYIHSFFGCQACATHFENMAKESMSLVGKLSTAMLWLWSRHNHVNNRLAGALSEDPHFPKIQWPSPELCPSCHGVKKSGEHTWNQEELLTFLRSHFSSEHLLSDYLEEEAQLISRQKESLVARQQEKDQEAKRGAERRASEALAEPPPGQEEEEEEEEEDEEEGAQEEPAAEEEVEQRARGEAQGGKTSEPPPWVKPEADVSRQAQRRPSIVGLKLRPPQEEIVDLDSFVNQHYKAKALRAAAAGSSRVKRRTLQRKEEPQPGASLENGPGLGLGLQPVEPEDLLGQRNTLWKRILTGQYTGSEEEGALEMYAHPNKRRWMSFLSVGFSRLDISLCVLLYFLSSMCLLAMYLFFKNRLRLRRAKVALP; encoded by the exons ATGGCGCGGCGCTGCTGCCGTGCCACGTCTCGGTTTACAGGGAAAATACAAGCAAATTTGACAGCGTCATTCATATCTACGATCTTCATATTTGTGTGTTTACTTTTTCCTTTTACCACCGAAGCTGGCTTGTACACTGCTTCTGATCAGATAGTCATCTTAACCCCGGATAATGTGGACAGCGTTTTGGTCAATTGTACGGCGGCACTGGTGGTTGAGTTTTACGCCTCTTGGTGCGGGCATTGTATTGCATTTTCTCCCGAATGGAAACGTCTCGCAAGAGATATTAAAG AGTGGAAACCTGCTGTGGATGTAGCAGCCATAGACTGTGCTAATGAAGAGAATGGGCCGATTTGTTCCCGTTTTGGCGTCAAGGCGTACCCAACGCTGAAG TTCTTCCACGCTTACTCCAAACCTGACTCCAAGGGACAAGGTTTCAGAG AAGTTCCTCGTGATGTGAGGGGTTTACGCCATAAGATCATTGAGAAGATGGAGACCCATGAGGAGCCCTGGCCACCTGCCTGCCCCCCTCTGGAGACAGCTAG CAAAGCAGAGATTGACAACTTGTTTGAGACTAACAGTGTGGAACACCTGGCCTTGATCTTTGAGACCTCTAACTCATATGTGGGCAGAGAG GTGACTCTGGACCTACTGCAGTATGAGAACATAGCCGTGCGGAGGGTCCTGAGCACTGAGGACGCCCTGGTGGCTAAACTGGGTGTGACTGACTTCCCATCCTGCTACCTGTACTATCCTAGTGGGAACGTCACCAGGCTCCATGT ACAAAATGAGGCCCGGACCTTCTACACCTACGCCCTGCAGAGGCTTCCTGGGGTACTGCGGGCTGGAAAGCCACCACCAGTGACCTCTGACCTTGTGAAAAACACAACAGAGGACCAATGGAGACCGTTCAACAG GTCTCGTGTGTATATGGCAGACCTGGAGTCTACTCTGCATTACTCTCTGCGCGTGGAGCTGGCAGCTCACCCTATCATCAAAGGAGAGGCTCTGAGCGCTCTACAGCGTTACATCTCAGTACTGGCCAAG TACTTCCCTGGTCGACCTGTGGTGAGGAACCTGCTGACGTCAGTGGACACGTGGCTGAAGGATCAGAACGACACAGAGCTCTCTTACAGCTCTCTGAGGGACGCCCTGGACAACACAGCAGAG GTCCCCGATGCTGCTCTGCCTGATGGGGTGAGGTGGGTGGGCTGCCAGGGCTCCAAGCCCCACTTCAGAAGGTACCCCTGTGGCATGTGGACCCTTTTCCATGTCCTCACGGTACAGGCCAATGAAGCTTCTGGCAAAG ACCCCCAGGAGGTGCTACAGGCGATGAGGTCCTACATCCACAGTTTCTTTGGCTGTCAGGCATGTGCCACCCACTTTGAGAACATGGCCAAGGAGAGCATGTCCCTTGTGGGGAAACTGTCCACCGCCATGCTGTGGCTATGGTCCCGCCATAACCACGTCAACAACAGACTGGCAG GTGCTCTGAGTGAGGATCCCCACTTCCCTAAGATCCAGTGGCCGTCCCCAGAGCTGTGTCCCAGCTGCCATGGGGTTAAGAAGAGTGGAGAACACACCTGGAACCAGGAAGAGCTGCTCACCTTTCTCCGCTCCCACTTCTCCTCTGAACACCTCCTTTCTGACTACCTGGAGGAGGAGGCCCAGCTCATCAGCAGGCAGAAGGAGAGCTTGGTCGCCAGGCAGCAGGAGAAGGACCAGGAGGctaagagaggagcagagaggagggccAGTGAGGCCTTGGCTGAACCACCTCcaggccaggaggaggaggaggaggaggaagaagaggatgaggaggaagggGCTCAAGAAGAGCCAGCAGCAGAAGAGGAGGTAGAGCAGAGGGCAAGAGGAGAGGCGCAGGGAGGTAAAACCTCTGAACCCCCCCCCTGGGTAAAGCCTGAGGCAGACGTGTCCCGCCAGGCCCAGCGCAGGCCCAGCATTGTGGGGTTGAAGCTCAGGCCCCCCCAGGAGGAGATTGTGGACCTGGACTCCTTCGTCAACCAGCACTACAAGGCTAAGGCCCTCCGCGCTGCAGCCGCAGGGTCCTCCCGCGTCAAACGCAGGACCCTGCAGAGGAAGGAAGAGCCGCAGCCTGGAGCCAGTCTGGAAAATGGgccagggctggggctggggctgcagCCCGTAGAGCCGGAGGACTTGTTGGGGCAGCGCAACACTCTGTGGAAGAGGATCCTGACGGGCCAGTATACTGGGTCAGAGGAGGAGGGGGCTCTGGAGATGTATGCTCATCCTAACAAGAGGCGCTGGATGTCCTTCCTGAGCGTGGGCTTCTCCAGACTGGATATCAGCCTGTGTGTGCTCCTCTACTTCCTGTCCTCCATGTGTCTGCTGGCCATGTATCTCTTCTTCAAGAACCGCCTGCGGCTGCGCCGGGCCAAGGTAGCTCTGCCCTGA